In Legionella cincinnatiensis, the DNA window AGACCACGCTTTGCTCAGTGAGTCTTCCATTCAGCAAACACTCTAACCTATATAAAGAGAGATAATTATGTTAATGTCTTTAGAAAAGAACAATACAAAGCCTGTTTTAGTCTACCCCATTGTTGTTATCAGCTTAGCTGCATGCTTTCTTTTTTATAAATATGTGTTGCAAATTTTTCCCAGCATCATCACTGCACCTTTAATGAGGCAATTTCATTTGACAGGCGCAGGACTAGGAAACTTAGCTGCCACTTTTTATTATTCTTATACGGTGACTCAATTATTTGTTGGTTTCCTGCTCGATAAATATAGTGTTCGCCGCTTTACCTCAAGCGCAATTTTTTGCTGCGCCTTAGGGGTGCTTTTATTTTCAAGCGCAGAAACCTTATCTATAGCGGTTATAGCTCGTGCATTAATGGGAGTTGGGGTTGCCTTTGCGACGGTCTCTTATATGAAACTCGCAGCAGACTGGTTTTCTCCCCAAAAATATGCCTTCGTGAGCGGACTTTTAGCCACAGCGGCCATGGCTGGTGCGGTTTTTGGTCAAGCTCCTTTGGCATGGTTTATTGATCACTTTGGGTGGCGTCAATGCTTATTCAGTGTAGGAGTTTCTGGAGTTATCCTCTCTTGTTTGTTTTTTGTAGTGGTACGCGATCGCCCAGACTCTTTAAAAATGACAACCACCAAAACACCAATTTCAGTTCAAGATCTACTTCGGGTACTTAAGAGCAAACAAAATTGGCTGCTAACTTTATACAGTGGGCTTGCTTTCTCACCTGTTGCGGTATTTGGTGGGCTTTGGGGAAACCCATTCTTAGAAGAAGCGTATCACTTAAGTAAAACTCAATCAGCCTCTCTGTTGTCACTCGTTTTTGTAGGCTTAGGTCTAGGAAGCCCTATCCTGGGAATGTTATCCGATCGTTTAGGTAATCGACGTTATGTCATGTTGTTTAGTACCTTAGCCTCAACTGCAGCCCTAATATCAGTTCTATATTGCCAGACATTATCCACTGCAACTTTAAGTGTACTCTTATTTATATTTGGTTTTGGGCTTGGCGCGTTTATGTTGGTTTTTGCCATGGGAAAAGAAATAAACTCTGCAGCATTGACAGCGACTGTTATTGCTATGATAAATACCAGTGATGCTCTTTTTGATGCCCTGACAGAGCCTCTTATCGGAAAATTATTGGATATGGGATGGAATGGCCATATCGTTAATGGTGTCCACCAATTTTCTCTCTCTAGCTATCACATGGCTCTATCACTATTGCCCGTTTATTTAATAGTAGGTTCTCTTTTGTTGCTTTGGGTTAAAGAGCCTGCTCAAGAAAGTCTTAGGAGATAATTGATGCATTTGTGAATGGTTTTTAAATCTGGATTTATGTGAGTTCGATATAATCATTTTTATATCGAACTACTTTATTAGAACTTGATCTCGTATTGTCAGCGAATAAGTTTATTGATACTGGTTAATGTGTTGTTTTTTCTTGAACCTCTCCCATTAACCAACCCATACTTACTTCAAGTTCATTAGCAATTTTTTGCATAGACTCAGAATCTAAAACGACAACTCCATTTAACAGCGCTTCAATTTTAAATTTTGGAACTTGGAATAGTGCAGAACATACTTGCACTCGCTCTGTCATTAAGACAGGGACACCAAGCTCATCTAGCTCATTGTTCAAACGTTCAG includes these proteins:
- a CDS encoding MFS transporter → MLMSLEKNNTKPVLVYPIVVISLAACFLFYKYVLQIFPSIITAPLMRQFHLTGAGLGNLAATFYYSYTVTQLFVGFLLDKYSVRRFTSSAIFCCALGVLLFSSAETLSIAVIARALMGVGVAFATVSYMKLAADWFSPQKYAFVSGLLATAAMAGAVFGQAPLAWFIDHFGWRQCLFSVGVSGVILSCLFFVVVRDRPDSLKMTTTKTPISVQDLLRVLKSKQNWLLTLYSGLAFSPVAVFGGLWGNPFLEEAYHLSKTQSASLLSLVFVGLGLGSPILGMLSDRLGNRRYVMLFSTLASTAALISVLYCQTLSTATLSVLLFIFGFGLGAFMLVFAMGKEINSAALTATVIAMINTSDALFDALTEPLIGKLLDMGWNGHIVNGVHQFSLSSYHMALSLLPVYLIVGSLLLLWVKEPAQESLRR